TTTCACCGAGAAAACCCATCGACAAGGGCATCGGATCGGCCAAATGATCGGCGTCGCACTCATCGGCCTGGGGCTTCTTCTGTTTGTTGGACCGTCTATGGTTCGGCAGTTCCTGATCGGGATGTAAAGATCCCCCCGAGCCCGCCGCCCCGGGGGATCTTCCTCCTTGAATTCGCCACCATTCCCTGTAGGGGGGAAGAAGGATTTTTATCGTCAAGGAATCATTCGCGATGTTTGCTGAATCTTACCTGTCGCGGGTTTGATCTTCGAATGACGGGGCCGGAAGGGACGCTGCCCGCTGCCTCTGTCTTGTCCGGCTCTCAACAACAGATGGTTCGCCTCCATGGAGGTGGAGCGGATGGGAGGGGATCATGGCCCCAGAAATTATGGTTGATGCCGCAACCTTGCGCGAGCAGGTGAAGGAGAAGTACCGGGAGGTGGCGGTAAATCCTCACGGCAGTTTTCATTTCCACACCGGGCGCGCCCTCGCAGCCAGGCTGGGCTACGACGAGAACCTGACCGCATCTCTGCCGGACTCGGCGGTGGAGTCGTTCGCCGGCGTGGCGAACCCGTTTTCCCTGCGATCCCTGTCGGAAGGAGAGCGGGTGATCGATCTTGGATCGGGGGGAGGATTCGACTGTTTCGTGGCGGCTTC
This region of Candidatus Deferrimicrobiaceae bacterium genomic DNA includes:
- a CDS encoding methyltransferase domain-containing protein, which codes for MAPEIMVDAATLREQVKEKYREVAVNPHGSFHFHTGRALAARLGYDENLTASLPDSAVESFAGVANPFSLRSLSEGERVIDLGSGGGFDCFVAASQVGPKGHVIGVDMTQEMLVKARRASGELGLENVEFREGLIEDLPVENGWADVVINNGVINLCADKRRIFSEIQRVLRPGGRLQFAD